In the genome of Tripterygium wilfordii isolate XIE 37 chromosome 19, ASM1340144v1, whole genome shotgun sequence, one region contains:
- the LOC119985643 gene encoding uncharacterized protein LOC119985643 produces the protein MTGFSSPSSWCKLLVVALIVVAVLEVPAAKGAISPSQCKEEQRLLVNQCRAVISGSNASPACCQRVRVTHWECICPSVTPKLAALINVGHIVKQIEACGRSVPRKFKCGSITTP, from the exons ATGACAGGGTTTAGCTCACCTTCTTCATGGTGTAAGTTGCTCGTAGTAGCCTTAATCGTGGTGGCTGTTTTGGAGGTGCCGGCGGCGAAGGGGGCAATAAGTCCTAGCCAGTGCAAGGAGGAGCAGAGGCTTCTGGTGAACCAGTGTAGGGCGGTGATCTCGGGAAGTAATGCATCGCCGGCGTGCTGCCAACGGGTAAGGGTGACGCATTGGGAGTGTATCTGCCCGTCTGTGACACCTAAGTTGGCTGCTCTCATCAATGTGGGACATATTGTTAAGCAAATTGAAGCTTGTGGAAGGAGTGTCCCTCGCAAATTCAAGTGTGGAA GCATCACTACTCCATGA